The genomic segment GGCACCAGCGCCACGCCGACGCCGGCGGCGACCAGACCGATGGCGGTTTGCATTTCGTTGGCTTCCTTGACGATCGCCGGCCTGAGGCCTTTCTCTGCAAAGATTTTCAGTACCTGGTCGGCGTAGCTGGGGCGTGGTTTAGCCGGGTACAGGATGAAATTTTCGGCAGCCAGCTGGGTCAGCGTCACTTTGGCTTTTTTCGAGAGCGGATGACCGATCGGAAATACCGCGACCAAAGGTTCTTCGATAATGGTCTGGCAAACAATGTCAGGGTCATCGATATGCAGACGGCCGAAGCCGACATCGATGCGCCCCGATTTCAGCGCCTCGGTTTGCTCCATCGTGATCAGCTCTGAAAAGCCGACCTCGATGCTGGGATTGTCCTGGCGAAAGCGCTTGATCAGTTCCGGCAGCAAGCCATATAGCGTAGACGGCACGAAACCGATGCTGAACCAGTGTTGCTGGCCGCTGCCGATACGCTGCGTGGCCGCCTGGATTTCGTCGATGCGCGACAGCACTTGCACCGTTTGTTCGTAGAAGAACTTGCCGGCCTTGGTCAGCGCAATGGGGCGCGACGCGCGGTCGACCAGCTCGACGCCGATTATTTCTTCCAGCTGGCGGATTTGCCGGCTCAGCGGCGGC from the Collimonas arenae genome contains:
- a CDS encoding LysR family transcriptional regulator, which produces MELRHLKYFSALASELNFSRAAERLHIAQPPLSRQIRQLEEIIGVELVDRASRPIALTKAGKFFYEQTVQVLSRIDEIQAATQRIGSGQQHWFSIGFVPSTLYGLLPELIKRFRQDNPSIEVGFSELITMEQTEALKSGRIDVGFGRLHIDDPDIVCQTIIEEPLVAVFPIGHPLSKKAKVTLTQLAAENFILYPAKPRPSYADQVLKIFAEKGLRPAIVKEANEMQTAIGLVAAGVGVALVPASVQGLHRADVVYRPLSNKGVFSPVIMNFRANDNSPALQNFRSLVAGIAPTLTPENPATDD